Genomic window (Streptomyces sp. LX-29):
AGGACACCAGTCGGGCCCAGTTCTCCACCGCGATCCCCGTGCGCGACGGCGCGGACGCCCAGGCGGCGCTGAAGAAGTTCGGCGCCACCGCGGGGGTGCGCGAGGTGCGCGGCCTGGTGTCCGCCAGCGCCGCGGAGCTGCCCGCCGGGAAGAAGCCCGCGGAGGACCCCGCCACCACGGGGCTGTACGTCGGCGACTGCGCCGCGCTGCGCGAGGTCGCGCGGATCGACGGCTGCAAGGACGGCGACGTCTTCTACACCCTGTACCCGGACGACCCGAGCGCCGCCTTCATCAAGCCGGGCGCCCAGCTCAACCTGGAGACCCCGCGCTACTCCTGGGACGGCGAGCTGGAGCCGCAGCGCACCGCCCGACCGTGGACCATCCCTGCTTCGGCCCGCGAGGTGCCGACCCGGCCGGACCCGATGGGCTGGGAGACGATCGGCGTCCTGGCCACCCCGGGCGCCCTCGACATCCGCACGCTCAGCGAGCCGGAGGCCATCGCCTGGCTGACGCTGGACCACGGCGACGCGGAGGCCGTCGAGCACGTCCGCAACACCGACGCCGCACTGAACCCGCAGATGCGCGGGTGGGCGATGATGTCGACCGAGGAGTCGCGCGAGTTCGCGAGCATCCGCCGCGGGCTGTTCATCGGAGCCACGGCCACGCTGCTGCTGATCGGCGCCAGCATGATCGTCTCCACCCTGGAGCAACTCCGCGAACGCCGCCGACTGCTGTCGGTCCTGGTCGCCTTCGGTACCCGGCGCTCCACTCTCAGCTGGTCCGTACTGTGGCAGACCACCGTCCCGGTCGTCATCGGCCTCGCGCTCTCCATCACCGGCGGACTCGCCCTCGGCGCCTTCCTGCTGAAGATGGTCGAGCGGCCGATATCCGTGGACTGGGCCGGCGTCCTCATGATGACCGGCATCGGCGCGGGCGTGATCGCCCTGGTCACCCTGGTCACGTTGCCGCCCCTGTGGCGGATGATGCGCCCGGACGGTCTCCGCACGGAGTAGCCGAACGGCGCCGACCACACGACGGTGGGGGCGGGAGGGGCGACCCTCCCGCCCCCACCCGCGCATCCGCGCGACGCAGCACAGAGAACCCCGCCGCGACGGCGAGCACCCCCCACGGCGCGGTCCGGCGGTGCCCCACCGCCCGCGACCCGGCGACAAGACGGCCCCAAGCCGGGAGGCTAGGCCGTGAAGCGGACCGGCAGCGGCTTCAGCGCCCCCCGTAGCGCGACGGCGAACGCCTCGAACTCCTCCGCACGCGCGGCGCCCGCGCGCATCGCGAGGCCGATCCGCCGGGACGGGGCGGGGTCGCTGAAGTAGCCCGTGGCGAGCTCGGCGCTGCGGCCGGTCTCCACGGGCACGGCGGTGCGGGGCAGCAGGGTCACCCCGAGGCCGCCGGCGACGAGTTGGACCAGCGTGGAGAGCCCGGCCGCGCTGGTGGTGCCGAGGGCGCCCTCCGGGCGACCGACCTCGCGGCAGATGTCCAGGGCCTGGTCGCGTAGGCAGTGCCCCTCGTCGAGCAGCAGCAGGTCCAGGGACTTCAGCGCCTCGCGGGGGATGTCGCCACGGCCGCCGAGCCAGTGGTCCTTGGGGGTGACGAGGACGAAGTCCTCGTCGAACAGGGGCAGCTCGGTGACGCCGGCGGCGCCGAGCGGGACGGCGAGCAGCAGCAGGTCGAGCCGGCCCTGGCCGAGGCCGTCCAGTAGCGAGGCGGTCTGCTCCTCGTGCACCTGGAGGTCGAGCTCGGGGTAGCGGTCGTGCACCAGCCGCAGCACGGTGGGCAGCAGATACGGGGCGACGGTGGGGATGACGCCGAGCCGCAGCACCCCGGTGAACGGCGCCCGGGCGGCCTCGGCCTCCTCGATGAAGTCGCCGACGGCGTCCAGCACCGCCCGCGCGCGCACCGCCAACCGCTCCCCCGCCGCGCTGAGCAGCACCTTGCGGGTCGTACGCTCCAGGAGCTGCACCCCCAGGGCGTCCTCCAGGGCGGAGACCGCACCCGAGAGGGCGGGCTGGCTCATGCCGATGGCGGCCGCGGCGTCGCGGAAGTGCAGATGTTCGGCGACGGCCACGAAGGCACGCAGCTGGGAGAGGCTGGGCTGACGCGGTTTGCCCGCACCGCCGCCCGGGCCGAGAGAAACGCTCACTGATAACTCCTTCCGATCAGCAGCACCCAGTCTAGCTATTTCACTGATCAATGCCTCGTATGGCAGGGTTGTCACGTCCAACCCCAGGAAGGTCCGAACCGGGACTTTCTTCGCTGCAACCTGCACAAGGAGAGCGCGTGCTCACTGTCGGTGACAAGTTCCCCGAGTACGACCTGACCGCTTGCGTCTCGCTGGAGAGCGGCAAGGAGTTCGAGCAGATCAACCACAAGTCCTACGAGGGCAAGTGGCGTGTGGTGTTCTTCTGGCCGAAGGACTTCACCTTTGTCTGCCCGACCGAGATCGCCGCGTTCGGCAAGCTGAACGAGGAGTTCGCGGACCGCGACGCGCAGATCCTGGGTGTCTCCGGCGACTCCGAGTTCGTCCACCACGCCTGGCGCAAGGACCACGCCGACCTGCGTGACCTGCCCTTCCCGATGCTGGCCGACTCCAAGCACGAGCTCATGCAGGGCTGTGGCGTGGAGGGCGAGGACGGCTTCGCGCAGCGCGCCGTGTTCATCGTCGACCCGAACAACGAGATCCAGTTCACCATGGTGACCGCCGGTTCCGTGGGCCGTAACCCCAAGGAGGTCCTGCGGGTCCTCGACGCCCTGCAGACCGACGAGCTGTGCCCCTGCAACTGGAGCAAGGGCGAGGACACCCTCGACGCGGTCAAGCTGCTGGCCGGTGAGTGACCGTGGCTCTCGATGAGCTGAAGTCCGCCATACCGGACTACGCCAAGGACCTGAAGCTGAACCTCGGCTCGGTCATCGGCAACTCCCCGCTTCCGCAGCAGCAGCTGTGGGGCACCGTGCTGGCCTGCGCGATCGCCTCGCGCTCGGCCCAGGTGCTGCGCGAGCTGGAGCCGGAGGCGAAGGCGAACCTGTCGCCGGAGGCGTACACGGCCGCCAAGTCGGCCGCCGCCATCATGGCGATGAACAACGTCTACTACCGGACCCGGCACCTGCTGTCGGACCCGGAGTACGGCAACCTGCGTGCGGGCCTGCGGATGAACGTCATCGGCAACCCGGGCGTGGAGAAGGTCGACTTCGAGCTCTGGTCGCTGGCCGTCTCCGCCATCAACGGCTGCGGCATGTGCCTCGACTCGCACGAGCAGGTCCTCCGCAAGGCGGGCGTGGAGCGCGAGACGATCCAGGAAGCCTTCAAGATCGCCGCGGTCCTGCAGGCCGTCGGCGCCACCCTCGAAGCCGAGGGCGTGCTCGCCGGCTGACCTGTCCGCCGGCCCGGAGCGACGAAGGGGCGGTTCCCCCAGCACCCGCTGGGGGAACCGCCCCTTCCGCGTTCCATCCGTTCTGCCGTCCGGCCCTTCCGCGTGCCGAGGCCGGCCCGCCGGGCACGGCCGCGGACGCGGAAGGGCAGCGACTACTCCCCCGGCTCGTCCCGCTCGCGCCGCGCGATCGGCGGCGGCACCGGGGCGATCGCCAGCGCCGAGGCCCCGTGCGGCCCCGGTGTCCCCGCCACCCTCGCGGCCTCCTTGGAGTACGCGCGCAGATAGCCGACCACCGTGTTGGCGACCGCGACCAGCGGAACGGCGACGACCGCGCCGCCGATGCCGCCGATCAGGGAGCCGGCGGCCACCGAGAGGACCACCGCGAGCGGGTGGACGCTGACGGCGCGGCCGAGGATGAAGGGCTGCAGGATGTGACCCTCGATCTGCTGCACGGCCAACACCACCACGAGCACCATGGCCGCCGTGAAGACGTCCTGGGTCACCAGCGCCACCACCACCGCGAGCGCGCCGGAGATCACGGCGCCGACCAGCGGGATGAAGGCGAAGAGGAAGATGAAGACCGCGAGCGGGACGGCCATCGGGACGTCGAGGAAGTAGATGCCGACGCCGATGAAGATGGCGTCGATCAGAGCCACTATCACCGTCCCGCGCACATAGGCCGTCAGCGTCCGCCAGGCGCGCGGCCCGGCCCCCGCGACGCCCTCGCGCGCCGCGGCGGGGACCAGCTTGAGCGTCCAGTTCCAGATCTTCGGGCCGTCGTAGAGCAGGAAGAGCGTGCTGAACATCGCCAGCAGAATGCCCGTCAGCACCTCCACGACGACGGTGACGCCCTCCAGACCGGCCGTAGTGATCTCCTCGGTGTTGTCCCCGATCGACTCGCGCAGGTTCTTGGCGATGTCGTTGATCTGGTCCTCGGTCACATGGAACGGGCTGTGCAGCAGCCAGCGCCGCAACTCGTCGATGCCGTCCTGGACCCGCTGGGAGAGGTCGTCCAGGTTCTCCATGACCTGCCACACCACGAACCAACAGACCAGCCCCATGACGACGAAGCCGGAGACGAAGACGATGGCGGTGGCCAGGCCCCGCGGCACCCCCCGGCGGCGCAGCCGGGCCACGGTCGGCTCCAGCAGCGCGGTGATGAGCAGGGAGACGGTGAAGGAGAGCACCACCAGCTCGACGGCGCTGATGACCCGCATCAGCACCCAGACGGTGCCGGCCAGGACCAGCAGCCGCCAGCCGACCTCGGCGGCCACGCGCACGCCGTAGGGCACGGCGGCCACCGGATCCGGGCGGGGCGCCGCGAGCGGGGCGTAACCGGACGGCGCCTGGGCCCGCTCGGGCCCGGGCGCGGCGACGCCCGCGGGCGTGCCGGGCCCGTCCGCGTGCGTGGAGTGGTCGTCGGCTCCGGGCGCGCCGGGGGTGTCGTCGGAGGCGGCACCGCGGCCGCTCGACGAGGAACCGCCGGCGGGCGTCTGCTCCAGCGGGGTCCGCTCGCGCTCCCGCGCGTCGCGTTCCTCGCGCTCCCGCTCTTCCCGCTTGGCTTCGAGCCGGTCAGAGAGCCGCGTCAGGCCGGCCCCCAGCCTGCCGACCCACTTCGGCAATCTGGACATCGTTCTTTCCCTACCCCCGCTCCCCGCAGTTCGTCGGGATGACGTTACCGGAGGACGCGCCGAGCCCCCGTTCGGTTGCGAACGGGGGCTCGGTGACGTCTGGTACCGGTGCGCCGCCGGGTGCGACGGCCTACCGGGGCTACGGGCCTAGGCGGTTTCGTTTGGATCACCGAGCGGACCAGAGGAAGATGCCCGCGATGTGGAGTCCGGCCAGGTAGATGACCGCTGTCTTCTCGTAGCGGGTGGCGATCCCTCGCCACTGCTTCAGGCGGTTGATGCACCGCTCGACGGTATTGCGCTGCTTGTACGCGTCACGGTCGAAAGCGGGTGGCCTCCCACCGTGTCTGCCGCGACGCAGCCGGTGGCCGCGCTGATCCGCCCGGGTGGGGATCACTGCCCGGATGCCGCGCTGGCGTAGATGCTCGCGGATCGCACGTGAGGAGTACGCCTTGTCGGCCAGGACGACGTCCGGCCTGGTGCGAGGTCGTCCACGTCGGCGGGGAACGCGCAGACGGGCCATGACCTCGCCGAAGGCGGGTGCATCGCCGGCCTGGCCGGCCGTGAGGACGAAGGCCAGGGGCCGGCAGTCGCCGTCGGCCGCGAGGTGGATCTTCGTGGTCAGCCCGCCGCGGGACCGGCCGATGGCGTGGTCGGCCGGTTCTCCAGCCGGGGCCCCCTTTTGCGGGCCCCGGCAGCGTGCTGGTGTGCTCGCACGATCGTGGAGTCCACAGAGACGGCCCAGTTCAGGTCCTCGTCCGCGTCGGCCTGGGCTATGAGAGCGGTGAACACTCGCTCCCAGGTGCCGTCGACGGCCCACATACGCAGCCGGTTGTAGACGCCTCGCCAGTTGCCGTACTTCTCCGGAAGGTGCACCCACTGGGTTCCGGTCTGGAACTTGAAGGCGATCGCGTCGATCACCTCCCGATGGTCCCGCCACCGACCACCGCGCCTCGGCGTCCGGTCCGGGAGCAACGGCTCGATCCGCGCCCACTGCGCGTCAGTCAACGGCACACCCAGACCAACGACCGGCTGATCCAAACGAAACTGCCTAGTACCAGTGGTTGGCCTGCCAGAACGACCAGGCGCCGCAGGGGCTGCCGTAGCGTTCGTCCATGTAGCTGAGGCCCCACTTGATCTGGGTGGCCGGGTTGGTCCGCCAGTCGGCGCCCGCGGAGGACATCTTGGAGCCGGGCAGCGCCTGAACGAGGCCGTACGCACCCGAGGAGGGGTTGGTGGCCTGGTAGTTCCAGGTGCTCTCGTGGTTCACGATGTTGCTGAAGCACTGGAACTGGTTGGCGGGGACGATCTGCCGGGCGATCGCCTGCACCTCGGCGACCGTGTACGAGCTCTGCTGCGGGAAGGACTCCTGGCGCGGCGCGGAGCGGCTCGCGACCTGCTCCTCCTCCTCGCGCTCCTTGGCTTCGCGCTCGGCCTCGGCCTCGGCCTTCTCCTTGGCCTTACGCTCGGCCTCGGCCTTGTCCGCGGCGGCCTTCTTCGCCTTGGCGTCCTTCGCGGCCTGCTTGCGCGCGGCCTCCTCGGCAGCCTTCTTCGCCTCGGCGTCGGCGGCAGTGGACTGGATGTCCGCCTGCGCCGTCAGCGAAGCGGTCTGGACCTGGGCCTGCTGGCCGGCGGGTATCTCTGCGAGGAGCGTCGCATCGGCGGCGGCCGCCTCGACGGGCTCGGCGGAGCTCTTCTGCTCGCCGCCCGCGGCGACGCCGACGACGGCGCCCACAGTGGTGACCGCGGTGGCCGACGCCACTGCGAATCCCCGGACCGAAATCCGGCTCACACGGTTTCCTTCCAGCATCGCCCACTTAGGTGACCTCGCGGGCGCAATCGTGCCCCTTGGCGCTGGCCTCCCCTTGTTCCGACCCCGGTTGGTGACGGGGACCGACTGGTCACGGGAGGCACGGGCCCGGTGGTCCCCCGCTGGGAGGGCCGTGGTGCTTCGGGCGGCATACGGCGGCGTGTTGAGTTGTGGTACTGCTGATGCTCCACACCGCTGGGGGTGCTGATGTGCCGTATGCGGGGCCTGACAGGACCCACACCCTGCCGGAAGGCGACACCCGGAGGCAATTCTCTGTTGCGTGTTAAAGCTCACACCCCGTTTACACCAGCCGTTTCAGGAAATCCCCCGCGCACCAAGGCGCCGCGCGACTAAGCTTCTTGGCTTCTCGCGCGGCGCCTCGACGGCAGCAACGTCCCTTTTACGCCCTAGACATGGATATCTTCCAGCATTTCGGTCACCAGGGCGGCGATCGGGGAGCGCTCGGAGCGGTTGAGAGTGACATGGGCGAAGAGCGGGTGACCCTTGAGCTTCTCGACCACCGCCACCACGCCGTCGTACCGGCCCACCCTCAGATTGTCGCGCTGGGCCACGTCATGGGTCAGCACGACCCGTGAATTGGCGCCGATCCGGGACAGAACGGTCAGCAGGACGTTTCGCTCCAGCGACTGCGCCTCATCGACGATGACGAAGGCGTCGTGCAGCGAGCGGCCGCGGATGTGAGTGAGCGGCAGGACCTCCAGCATGCCGCGCCCCACCACCTCCTCGATCACGTCCGCGGTGGTCACCGCCGAGAGCGTGTCGAAGACCGCCTGCGCCCAGGGGCTCATCTTCTCGGCCTCGGTGCCCGGCAGATAGCCCAGCTCCTGACCGCCCACCGCGTACAGCGGCCGGAAGATCATCACCTTCCGGTGCTGTCGCCGCTCCAGCACCGCCTCCAGCCCGGCGCACAGCGCCAGCGCGGACTTGCCGGTGCCGGCCCGGCCGCCCATGGAGACGATGCCCACGTCCGGGTCGAGCAACAGGTCCAGCGCGATGCGCTGCTCGGCGCTGCGGCCCCGGATGCCGAACGCCTCCCGGTCGCCGCGCACCAGCCGCACCGTCCCGTCCGCGGTGACCCGGCCCAGCGCCTTGCCCCGCTCGGACTGGAGCACCAGCCCGGTGTGCACGGGCAGCCCCACCGCCTCGGGCACCCGGACGGCGGACTCGGCCGCGTAGAGCTCGTCCACCTGCTCGGCGGTGACGGACAGTTCGGCCATCCCGGTCCAGCCGGAGTCGGTGATGGCCAGCTCCGCGCGGTACTCCTCGGCGAGCAGGCCGACCGAGGACGCCTTGATGCGCAGCGGCAGGTCCTTGGAGACGACCGTGACGTCATACCCCTCGGCCTGGAGGTTCCTGGCCACCGCGAGGATCCGTGAGTCGTTGTCCCCGGGCCGTCCGCCATGGTTGAGGAAGGCCGCGGGCAGGACACCCGGGTCGGAGTGGTTGAGCTCGACACGCAGGGTGCCGCCCAGCTCGCCGATGGGGATCGGGGCGTCGAGGCGGCCGTGCCGGATGCGGTACTCGTCCAGCAGGCGGAGCGCCTGCCGGGCGAAGTAGCCCAGCTCAGGGTGGTGCCGCTTGGCCTCCAACTCCGTGACCACGACGACCGGGAGCACGACCTCATGCTCCTCGAAGCGGGCCATGGCGTTCGGATCGGCCAGCAGGACGCTGGTGTCGAGAACATAGGTGCGCCGGTCTTGCTCGCGGCGCTTCTTGCTGGTCACCACGGGTGGACGAACCCCCTCGGGAGAGGTCGGGGTGCGACGGCGTCGCGGGGGAATGGACCGGGCAGGACCCCACGCGGGGCCGAGCACCGGCCCTCCGCGTCATACGCACGATCCGCACAGTCGTCCGTGAGCAAAGGGCCTCCCGGGCGGACGGCCCCATGCCGCCCGCTGGCAGTTCGACGCCCCCATGGACAGTTGGGCAGGGCGTCGACCTGCCAGGGATATTCCCTCGATAGTGCAAACCCATGCAACGGCATATGACGGCAGCCAC
Coding sequences:
- a CDS encoding PhoH family protein; translation: MVTSKKRREQDRRTYVLDTSVLLADPNAMARFEEHEVVLPVVVVTELEAKRHHPELGYFARQALRLLDEYRIRHGRLDAPIPIGELGGTLRVELNHSDPGVLPAAFLNHGGRPGDNDSRILAVARNLQAEGYDVTVVSKDLPLRIKASSVGLLAEEYRAELAITDSGWTGMAELSVTAEQVDELYAAESAVRVPEAVGLPVHTGLVLQSERGKALGRVTADGTVRLVRGDREAFGIRGRSAEQRIALDLLLDPDVGIVSMGGRAGTGKSALALCAGLEAVLERRQHRKVMIFRPLYAVGGQELGYLPGTEAEKMSPWAQAVFDTLSAVTTADVIEEVVGRGMLEVLPLTHIRGRSLHDAFVIVDEAQSLERNVLLTVLSRIGANSRVVLTHDVAQRDNLRVGRYDGVVAVVEKLKGHPLFAHVTLNRSERSPIAALVTEMLEDIHV
- a CDS encoding LysR substrate-binding domain-containing protein, translating into MRAFVAVAEHLHFRDAAAAIGMSQPALSGAVSALEDALGVQLLERTTRKVLLSAAGERLAVRARAVLDAVGDFIEEAEAARAPFTGVLRLGVIPTVAPYLLPTVLRLVHDRYPELDLQVHEEQTASLLDGLGQGRLDLLLLAVPLGAAGVTELPLFDEDFVLVTPKDHWLGGRGDIPREALKSLDLLLLDEGHCLRDQALDICREVGRPEGALGTTSAAGLSTLVQLVAGGLGVTLLPRTAVPVETGRSAELATGYFSDPAPSRRIGLAMRAGAARAEEFEAFAVALRGALKPLPVRFTA
- a CDS encoding peroxiredoxin; translated protein: MLTVGDKFPEYDLTACVSLESGKEFEQINHKSYEGKWRVVFFWPKDFTFVCPTEIAAFGKLNEEFADRDAQILGVSGDSEFVHHAWRKDHADLRDLPFPMLADSKHELMQGCGVEGEDGFAQRAVFIVDPNNEIQFTMVTAGSVGRNPKEVLRVLDALQTDELCPCNWSKGEDTLDAVKLLAGE
- a CDS encoding transglycosylase SLT domain-containing protein, whose translation is MLEGNRVSRISVRGFAVASATAVTTVGAVVGVAAGGEQKSSAEPVEAAAADATLLAEIPAGQQAQVQTASLTAQADIQSTAADAEAKKAAEEAARKQAAKDAKAKKAAADKAEAERKAKEKAEAEAEREAKEREEEEQVASRSAPRQESFPQQSSYTVAEVQAIARQIVPANQFQCFSNIVNHESTWNYQATNPSSGAYGLVQALPGSKMSSAGADWRTNPATQIKWGLSYMDERYGSPCGAWSFWQANHWY
- a CDS encoding IS5 family transposase (programmed frameshift) — protein: MDQPVVGLGVPLTDAQWARIEPLLPDRTPRRGGRWRDHREVIDAIAFKFQTGTQWVHLPEKYGNWRGVYNRLRMWAVDGTWERVFTALIAQADADEDLNWAVSVDSTIVRAHQHAAGARKKGAPAGEPADHAIGRSRGGLTTKIHLAADGDCRPLAFVLTAGQAGDAPAFGEVMARLRVPRRRGRPRTRPDVVLADKAYSSRAIREHLRQRGIRAVIPTRADQRGHRLRRGRHGGRPPAFDRDAYKQRNTVERCINRLKQWRGIATRYEKTAVIYLAGLHIAGIFLWSAR
- a CDS encoding alkyl hydroperoxide reductase; the protein is MALDELKSAIPDYAKDLKLNLGSVIGNSPLPQQQLWGTVLACAIASRSAQVLRELEPEAKANLSPEAYTAAKSAAAIMAMNNVYYRTRHLLSDPEYGNLRAGLRMNVIGNPGVEKVDFELWSLAVSAINGCGMCLDSHEQVLRKAGVERETIQEAFKIAAVLQAVGATLEAEGVLAG
- a CDS encoding AI-2E family transporter codes for the protein MSRLPKWVGRLGAGLTRLSDRLEAKREEREREERDARERERTPLEQTPAGGSSSSGRGAASDDTPGAPGADDHSTHADGPGTPAGVAAPGPERAQAPSGYAPLAAPRPDPVAAVPYGVRVAAEVGWRLLVLAGTVWVLMRVISAVELVVLSFTVSLLITALLEPTVARLRRRGVPRGLATAIVFVSGFVVMGLVCWFVVWQVMENLDDLSQRVQDGIDELRRWLLHSPFHVTEDQINDIAKNLRESIGDNTEEITTAGLEGVTVVVEVLTGILLAMFSTLFLLYDGPKIWNWTLKLVPAAAREGVAGAGPRAWRTLTAYVRGTVIVALIDAIFIGVGIYFLDVPMAVPLAVFIFLFAFIPLVGAVISGALAVVVALVTQDVFTAAMVLVVVLAVQQIEGHILQPFILGRAVSVHPLAVVLSVAAGSLIGGIGGAVVAVPLVAVANTVVGYLRAYSKEAARVAGTPGPHGASALAIAPVPPPIARRERDEPGE